Proteins encoded together in one Bradyrhizobium sp. CB82 window:
- a CDS encoding hydrolase, with product MKLSRRTVLQGASALPFAVASLRTSALAQSTPQASPAEVPPILFVHGDSDYDALWMTTLWRMQSNGIARERMLAINFTNPKARDDDRVEQPNRSSTEDQRRELAAAIAELKRRTGAPRVALVGSSRGGYAIRNVIKNGGAGDVSHAVLCGTPNHGVFAIDDLLGSEFNGRGAFLRGLNAGESEVTPGTAFLTLRSDGMDKYAQADGRFIGMPGVPTNVTAEGPELKGATNLVLGTLDHREVAFHPRAFREIYKFIAGREPDRIAITPESSVKLSGLVTGTPGGVPTNRPVEGALLEVFRLDPVSGERQGAALYGAKTTADGRWGPVQADPAWPLEFVLTSPDAPTTHIYRSPFLRSSDVVHLRAARPLGPPDAGAGAVLIMSRPRGYFGLPRDIVLFDGKEPADVKPGVPTDSAATLRLSAAEAGRNVVVQFNEERIVARTWPAAENRIAIAELTS from the coding sequence ATGAAACTATCGCGACGGACGGTCTTGCAGGGCGCCAGCGCGCTGCCTTTCGCGGTTGCGAGCTTGCGGACGTCGGCGCTGGCCCAAAGCACGCCCCAAGCGTCGCCCGCCGAGGTGCCGCCGATCCTGTTCGTCCACGGCGATAGCGACTACGACGCGCTCTGGATGACGACATTATGGCGGATGCAGTCGAACGGCATCGCGCGCGAGCGCATGTTAGCGATCAATTTCACCAACCCCAAGGCGCGCGACGACGACAGGGTCGAACAGCCCAACCGCTCCTCGACCGAGGATCAGCGCCGTGAGCTCGCCGCCGCGATCGCTGAATTGAAGCGCCGTACCGGCGCTCCGCGCGTCGCGCTGGTCGGCAGCTCGCGCGGCGGCTACGCCATCCGCAACGTGATCAAGAATGGCGGCGCCGGCGACGTCAGCCATGCCGTGCTGTGCGGCACGCCCAATCACGGCGTGTTCGCGATCGACGACCTGCTCGGCAGCGAGTTCAATGGCCGCGGCGCCTTCCTGCGCGGCCTGAACGCGGGCGAGAGCGAGGTCACACCGGGCACCGCCTTTCTCACCCTGCGCAGCGACGGCATGGACAAATATGCGCAAGCGGATGGCCGCTTCATCGGCATGCCCGGTGTGCCTACCAATGTCACGGCCGAAGGCCCGGAGCTGAAAGGCGCCACCAATCTCGTGCTCGGCACGCTCGATCACCGCGAGGTGGCGTTCCATCCACGCGCGTTTCGCGAGATCTACAAGTTCATCGCGGGCCGCGAGCCCGACCGCATCGCGATCACGCCCGAGAGCAGCGTCAAGTTGAGCGGGCTGGTGACGGGAACGCCCGGTGGCGTGCCGACCAATCGTCCCGTGGAGGGCGCTTTGCTCGAGGTGTTTCGCCTCGATCCCGTGAGCGGCGAGCGCCAGGGCGCCGCGCTGTACGGCGCGAAGACCACCGCCGACGGCCGCTGGGGGCCGGTGCAGGCCGATCCGGCCTGGCCGCTCGAATTCGTCCTGACCTCGCCGGACGCCCCCACGACGCATATCTACCGTTCGCCGTTCCTGCGCTCGTCGGATGTCGTGCATTTGCGCGCGGCGCGTCCGCTCGGGCCGCCCGACGCCGGTGCGGGCGCAGTCCTGATCATGTCGCGACCGCGCGGCTATTTTGGCCTGCCGCGGGATATCGTGCTGTTCGACGGCAAGGAGCCGGCCGACGTCAAGCCGGGCGTGCCCACGGATTCGGCAGCAACCCTGCGCCTTTCGGCTGCGGAGGCGGGGCGTAACGTTGTGGTTCAATTCAACGAAGAACGGATCGTGGCCAGGACCTGGCCGGCTGCCGAGAACAGGATTGCGATTGCGGAGCTGACTTCCTAG
- a CDS encoding glutamine amidotransferase, protein MSFRTDRLGGAEVVPFRRRTPAAADRQPPLPVLIVLHQESSTPGRVGNALRALGHRLDIRRPRFGDPLPRTLEHHAGAVVFGGPMSANDCDDYIRREIDWIEIPLREQRPFLGICLGAQMLAMQLGARVAPHPDALTQIGYYPIHPTAAGHALCPDWPGKVYHWHREGFELPTGAELLAEGDDFPVQAFCAGNAFGFQFHPDVTYAMMHRWTTRGYDGLSAPGACARHHHFADRAVYDVAERAWLKNFIDGWLARRPVMAQAAE, encoded by the coding sequence ATGTCGTTCCGGACGGACAGGCTTGGTGGCGCGGAGGTGGTCCCCTTCAGGAGAAGGACGCCAGCGGCCGCCGACCGCCAGCCGCCGCTGCCCGTTCTGATCGTTCTGCATCAGGAATCCTCGACACCCGGCCGGGTCGGCAACGCCTTGCGCGCGCTCGGCCATCGCCTCGACATCCGCCGGCCGCGCTTTGGCGATCCCTTGCCCCGGACACTCGAGCATCACGCCGGTGCCGTGGTTTTCGGCGGGCCGATGAGCGCCAATGATTGCGACGACTACATCCGCCGCGAGATCGACTGGATCGAAATTCCGCTCCGCGAGCAGCGCCCGTTTCTCGGCATCTGCCTCGGCGCGCAGATGCTCGCAATGCAGCTCGGCGCTCGCGTCGCGCCGCACCCCGACGCGCTCACCCAGATCGGTTACTATCCGATTCATCCGACGGCGGCCGGTCACGCGCTGTGCCCGGACTGGCCGGGAAAGGTCTATCACTGGCACCGCGAAGGCTTTGAGCTGCCCACTGGCGCGGAGCTGCTCGCAGAGGGCGACGATTTTCCGGTGCAGGCGTTCTGCGCCGGCAATGCCTTCGGCTTCCAGTTTCATCCTGACGTGACCTACGCCATGATGCATCGCTGGACCACGCGCGGCTATGACGGCCTGAGTGCGCCCGGTGCGTGCGCCCGCCACCATCATTTCGCGGACCGCGCTGTCTATGATGTTGCCGAGCGCGCCTGGCTGAAGAATTTCATCGACGGCTGGCTCGCGCGCCGGCCGGTCATGGCGCAAGCCGCCGAGTAA
- a CDS encoding YggT family protein: MRAVLDIVIIVLDLYVWLLIASAILSWLIAFNVVNTRNQFVSAVAEFLYRITEPVLAPIRNFLPNLGGIDISPIILILVIMFIERVIMYYIYPNVI; the protein is encoded by the coding sequence ATGCGTGCCGTTCTCGACATCGTCATCATCGTGCTCGACCTCTACGTCTGGCTGCTGATCGCCTCCGCGATCCTGTCCTGGCTGATCGCCTTCAATGTGGTGAACACCCGCAACCAGTTCGTCTCGGCGGTCGCGGAGTTCCTGTACCGCATCACCGAACCGGTGCTGGCGCCGATTCGCAATTTCCTGCCCAATCTCGGCGGCATCGACATCTCGCCGATCATCCTGATTCTGGTCATCATGTTCATCGAGCGGGTGATCATGTACTACATCTACCCGAACGTGATTTAG
- a CDS encoding polysaccharide deacetylase family protein translates to MRNALGLMVASVIAAVVIAGGWFFYSSRAEQAAPQTMAARPPEPLPATARLAAKDDVETTAALSGKPAAASSAPPAPVPAMPVQQKSTCANPNALGVARVVEIDTTGGPGFGFEHFKQFDFLTDKEVVLTFDDGPWPNNTPAVLKALADECTKGLFFAVGKHATYHPEILRQVLAQGHTVGSHTWSHVNLNGKKMTEQQAKDEVEKGFSAVKFALGTNPAPFFRFPQLQHNPAIVSYFGTRNVAMFSTDLDSFDFRKESTPDKIVSNVMTKLDKLGKGIILMHDFQKHTAEALPTLLARLKAGGYKVVQIKAKTTFETLPEYDEALLKELKVPTSSARPISSVVQTVSQ, encoded by the coding sequence ATGCGTAATGCGTTGGGCCTGATGGTGGCCAGTGTGATTGCGGCGGTCGTGATCGCCGGAGGTTGGTTCTTCTATTCCTCGCGTGCCGAACAGGCCGCTCCCCAGACAATGGCCGCCCGCCCGCCCGAGCCTCTGCCCGCGACGGCGAGGCTTGCCGCCAAGGACGACGTCGAGACCACTGCGGCGCTCTCCGGCAAGCCGGCTGCGGCGTCGAGCGCGCCGCCTGCGCCGGTGCCGGCGATGCCGGTTCAGCAGAAATCGACCTGCGCCAATCCGAACGCGCTTGGCGTCGCACGCGTGGTTGAGATCGACACCACCGGCGGACCGGGTTTTGGCTTCGAGCATTTCAAGCAGTTCGACTTCCTCACTGACAAGGAGGTCGTGCTGACCTTCGACGACGGACCGTGGCCGAACAACACGCCCGCGGTGCTGAAGGCGCTCGCCGACGAATGCACCAAGGGCCTGTTCTTCGCGGTCGGAAAGCACGCGACCTATCATCCCGAGATCCTGCGCCAGGTGCTGGCCCAGGGCCACACGGTCGGCTCGCACACCTGGTCGCACGTCAACCTGAACGGCAAGAAGATGACGGAGCAACAGGCCAAGGACGAAGTGGAGAAGGGTTTTAGCGCGGTGAAGTTCGCGCTCGGCACCAACCCCGCGCCGTTCTTCCGCTTCCCGCAGCTTCAGCACAATCCGGCGATCGTGAGCTATTTCGGCACCCGCAACGTCGCAATGTTCTCGACCGACCTCGACTCCTTCGACTTCCGGAAGGAAAGCACCCCGGACAAGATCGTCAGCAACGTGATGACCAAGCTCGACAAGCTCGGCAAGGGCATCATCCTGATGCACGACTTCCAGAAGCACACGGCCGAAGCCCTGCCGACGCTGCTCGCACGCCTGAAGGCCGGCGGCTACAAGGTCGTGCAGATCAAGGCCAAGACGACCTTCGAGACACTGCCGGAATATGACGAGGCGCTGCTCAAGGAACTGAAGGTGCCGACCTCGAGCGCGCGTCCGATCTCGAGCGTGGTGCAGACGGTTTCGCAGTAG
- a CDS encoding adenylate/guanylate cyclase domain-containing protein, which yields MSDIQAQFSVLKQTADPGAVEAIQRLIEQGEDHELNRINVIDFSKQYGLNEERAISAFLHSARLGLFDLGWNVLCPGCGGVLGAHSTLKSLKSDDYNCALCACGYKASVDEAVEVSFTVSPRVRRIAAHDPDSLPVWDYFKQMFWSSGVDFNKEQFATLANEVTLDTLELPPGEKATMSLQLPNDFVIVFEPVTHAAHFIDVQGEPTKERQQLAIMYNKVQAPTGTTTFRPGPLRLSLDNQTGMRVLPTVFIAAEALHQLIGKRKPFLTAKRMLSNQTFRDVFKADNLNIDQRLQITSLTFLFTDLKGSTALYERVGDLAAFDLVRAHFHALLEIIASEKGAVVKTIGDAVMATFVKPEHALVAGLRMRAAMEELNKKRSSEDLVLKIGIHEGPCLAVMLNERQDYFGRTVNIAARVQSVSMAQEIHITGPVLDAPAVARILEQWSIKPIQKQAALRGIADKMVVYELP from the coding sequence ATGAGCGACATTCAAGCCCAGTTTTCCGTCTTGAAGCAGACCGCTGATCCCGGCGCGGTCGAAGCAATCCAGCGCCTTATCGAGCAGGGCGAAGATCACGAGCTCAACCGGATCAACGTCATCGACTTCTCCAAGCAGTACGGCCTCAATGAGGAGCGGGCAATCTCCGCATTCCTGCATTCGGCGCGGCTCGGGCTGTTCGATCTCGGTTGGAACGTGCTGTGCCCGGGTTGCGGCGGCGTGCTGGGTGCGCATTCGACGCTGAAGTCGCTCAAGTCCGACGATTACAACTGCGCGCTTTGCGCCTGCGGCTACAAGGCGTCCGTCGACGAGGCGGTCGAGGTTTCCTTCACGGTCAGCCCGCGCGTGCGGCGCATCGCGGCACACGATCCTGACTCGCTGCCGGTATGGGACTATTTCAAGCAGATGTTCTGGAGCTCGGGCGTCGACTTCAACAAGGAGCAGTTCGCGACCCTCGCCAATGAGGTCACGCTCGATACGCTCGAGCTTCCGCCCGGCGAAAAGGCGACGATGTCGCTCCAGCTCCCGAACGATTTCGTCATCGTGTTCGAGCCCGTGACGCACGCCGCGCATTTCATCGATGTTCAGGGCGAGCCGACCAAGGAGCGTCAGCAGCTCGCGATCATGTACAACAAGGTCCAGGCCCCGACGGGGACCACGACCTTTCGTCCCGGACCCTTGCGGCTCTCACTGGACAATCAGACTGGCATGCGCGTGCTGCCGACGGTGTTCATTGCCGCCGAGGCGCTGCATCAGCTGATCGGCAAGCGCAAGCCGTTCCTCACCGCCAAGCGGATGCTGTCCAACCAGACCTTCCGCGACGTCTTCAAGGCCGACAATCTCAACATCGACCAGCGGCTACAGATCACCTCGCTGACCTTCCTGTTTACCGATCTGAAGGGCTCGACGGCGCTCTATGAGCGCGTCGGCGATCTCGCCGCCTTCGACCTCGTACGCGCGCATTTCCATGCGCTGCTCGAGATCATCGCCTCCGAGAAGGGCGCGGTGGTGAAGACGATCGGCGACGCCGTGATGGCGACGTTCGTCAAGCCGGAGCACGCTCTTGTCGCCGGCTTGCGCATGCGTGCCGCAATGGAGGAATTGAACAAGAAACGCAGCTCCGAAGATCTCGTTCTCAAGATCGGCATTCATGAGGGGCCTTGTCTGGCGGTCATGCTCAATGAGCGACAGGACTATTTCGGCCGGACCGTCAACATCGCTGCGCGCGTGCAGAGCGTGTCGATGGCTCAGGAAATCCACATCACCGGTCCCGTGCTGGACGCGCCGGCGGTCGCCAGGATCCTGGAGCAGTGGTCGATCAAGCCGATCCAGAAACAGGCCGCGCTCCGCGGCATCGCCGACAAGATGGTGGTATACGAACTGCCGTGA
- a CDS encoding cytochrome P450, whose product MNVTQVRRPIIPPTPPRAPEGMSFLRRVAVIRKNMIATWGQRAYEEDVIQGRFFLHNSFILNQPDAIRHILLTNYENYTRTPAGIRMLRPVLGQGLLIAEGQPWRHQRRTLAPAFTPHATTNLVPHMTAVLDETIAKLKTKSGEVVDIREIMQRMTLEIAGRTMFSFGMDKHGATLRNFVMEYGQRLGRPYFLDMLLPVSWPSPMDFARARFRKRWTAFVAMLIAERRAAGKKEGAPPRDLFDLMDEARDPETGKAFSDEQLVDEVATMILAGHETTATALSWALYLLALDPETQEEVASETRGEHLDSMADIDRQKFTRAVIEETMRLYPPAFLIARAALDKDNAAGVEIEKGDIIMIAPWLLHRHEKLWEQPNAFIPKRFMAATPPDRFAYLPFGAGPRVCIGAPFAQAESVLALARLIGEFRVELVDTAPVIPLGIVTTQPDHSPMFRITPR is encoded by the coding sequence ATGAATGTCACCCAGGTACGCCGGCCCATCATTCCGCCGACCCCGCCGCGCGCGCCGGAGGGGATGTCGTTCCTCCGCCGCGTTGCGGTGATCCGCAAGAACATGATCGCGACCTGGGGGCAGCGTGCCTATGAGGAGGACGTCATCCAGGGGCGCTTCTTCCTTCACAACAGCTTCATCCTCAACCAGCCGGACGCGATCCGGCACATCCTGCTCACCAATTACGAGAACTACACGCGCACGCCGGCCGGCATCCGGATGCTGCGTCCGGTGCTCGGCCAGGGTCTTTTGATCGCGGAAGGGCAGCCTTGGCGGCACCAGCGTCGAACACTGGCGCCTGCGTTCACGCCACACGCTACCACCAACCTCGTCCCGCACATGACCGCGGTGCTCGACGAGACCATCGCGAAGCTCAAGACGAAGTCCGGTGAGGTCGTCGACATCAGAGAAATCATGCAGCGGATGACGCTCGAGATCGCTGGCCGGACCATGTTCTCTTTCGGCATGGACAAGCATGGCGCGACCTTGCGCAACTTCGTCATGGAGTATGGCCAGCGCCTGGGCCGGCCGTATTTCCTCGACATGCTGCTGCCGGTGTCGTGGCCGAGCCCGATGGATTTTGCGCGCGCCCGCTTCCGCAAGCGCTGGACCGCGTTCGTCGCGATGCTGATTGCCGAGCGGCGTGCCGCCGGCAAGAAGGAGGGGGCGCCGCCGCGCGATCTCTTCGACCTCATGGACGAAGCGCGCGATCCCGAGACCGGCAAGGCCTTTTCGGACGAGCAGCTCGTCGACGAGGTCGCCACCATGATCCTGGCCGGTCACGAGACGACCGCGACGGCGCTGTCCTGGGCGCTCTATCTCCTGGCGCTCGATCCCGAAACCCAGGAGGAAGTCGCCTCCGAGACGCGCGGCGAGCATCTCGACAGCATGGCCGATATCGACCGGCAGAAATTCACCCGCGCCGTGATCGAGGAGACCATGCGGCTCTATCCGCCAGCCTTCCTGATCGCACGCGCGGCGCTCGACAAGGACAACGCGGCGGGTGTCGAGATCGAAAAGGGCGATATCATCATGATCGCGCCGTGGCTTCTGCACCGTCATGAAAAGCTCTGGGAGCAGCCCAATGCCTTCATCCCCAAGCGGTTCATGGCGGCGACCCCGCCCGACCGCTTCGCCTATCTGCCGTTCGGCGCCGGCCCACGCGTCTGCATCGGCGCGCCATTTGCGCAAGCCGAGTCGGTGCTGGCCCTGGCCCGGCTGATCGGAGAATTCCGTGTCGAGCTGGTCGATACCGCACCCGTCATTCCCCTCGGCATCGTCACGACGCAACCGGACCATTCTCCCATGTTCCGCATCACGCCACGGTGA
- the folD gene encoding bifunctional methylenetetrahydrofolate dehydrogenase/methenyltetrahydrofolate cyclohydrolase FolD, with translation MTAKIIDGKVIAAELRARVADEVARVKREHNLVPGLAVVLVGNDPASEVYVRSKHTQTQAAGMASFEHKLPADVSQADLLAMVAKLNRDPAVHGILVQLPLPKGVNTEAVINAIDPAKDVDGLHPNNAGRLAGGFQALSPCTPLGCIILTKSVHASLEGLNAIVIGRSNLVGRPLVQLLLNENATVTIAHSRTRDLPGLVKRADLVYAAVGKAEMVRGDWLKPGATVIDVGINRIPKEDGKARLVGDVAYQEALGVAGAITPVPGGVGQMTVACLLVNTLRAACAIAGLPKPAV, from the coding sequence ATGACGGCCAAGATCATCGATGGAAAAGTTATTGCCGCGGAGCTCCGCGCCCGCGTCGCCGATGAGGTCGCTCGCGTCAAGCGCGAGCACAATCTGGTGCCGGGGCTTGCGGTCGTGCTGGTCGGCAATGATCCCGCCAGCGAAGTCTATGTCCGCTCCAAGCACACCCAGACGCAAGCGGCCGGCATGGCCTCGTTCGAGCACAAGCTGCCGGCCGATGTCTCGCAGGCGGACTTGCTTGCGATGGTCGCAAAGCTCAATCGCGATCCGGCCGTGCACGGCATCCTGGTGCAGCTGCCGCTGCCCAAGGGCGTCAACACCGAGGCGGTGATCAACGCGATCGACCCCGCCAAGGACGTCGATGGGCTGCATCCGAACAATGCCGGCCGGCTCGCCGGCGGCTTCCAGGCGCTGTCGCCCTGCACGCCGCTCGGCTGCATCATCCTGACCAAGAGCGTGCACGCGTCCCTCGAAGGCCTGAACGCCATCGTCATCGGCCGCTCCAACCTGGTCGGTCGTCCCTTGGTGCAGTTGCTGCTGAACGAGAACGCCACGGTGACGATTGCGCATTCGCGCACGCGCGATCTGCCCGGTCTCGTCAAGCGCGCCGACCTCGTCTATGCCGCCGTCGGCAAGGCGGAAATGGTGCGCGGCGATTGGCTGAAGCCGGGCGCGACCGTGATCGACGTCGGCATCAATCGGATCCCGAAAGAAGACGGCAAGGCGCGTCTCGTCGGAGACGTTGCCTATCAGGAAGCGCTTGGCGTCGCCGGTGCGATCACACCAGTGCCCGGCGGCGTCGGCCAGATGACGGTGGCGTGCCTGCTGGTGAATACGCTGCGCGCCGCCTGTGCGATCGCGGGCCTGCCGAAGCCCGCGGTTTGA
- a CDS encoding MFS transporter, whose protein sequence is MTEQPKRQKFANDGITAPLRYTVFRRIWLASLLSNLGLLIQGVGAAWAMTQMAASADKVALVQTALMLPIMLISMPAGAIADMYDRRIVTLISLSIALIGASALTILAGLKLITPETLLAFCFIVGSGNALFGPAWQSSVSEQVPPDSLPSAVALNGISYNIARSFGPAIGGVIVAAAGAVAAFACNAILYLPLLVVLLLWRRSTEPSRLPREKLNRAMVSGVRYITNSPPIKIVLTRTLLMGLIGGAIMALMPLVARDLLHGGAQTYGIMLGAFGMGAVIGALNIHELRKRMSGESAIRACTISMAFAMAAIALSSEPVLTAAALVLAGAVWMAAVALFNIGVQLSAPRWVAGRSLAAFQASISGGIAIGAWGWGHLTDYAGVEMALLVAAGLMLISPVLGLWLAMPRVGARNEDAEVLADPEVRLSLTGRSGPLVVEIEYRVAQENARAFHNVMQDVQLSRQRNGAYGWSIARDIADPELWTERYHCPTWLDYLRQRNRSTQSERALHQQAIDFHIGPEPVRIRRMLERPFGSVRWKEETPDRSSGEVLPVVATAAGSST, encoded by the coding sequence ATGACCGAGCAGCCCAAACGCCAGAAATTTGCCAATGACGGCATTACCGCGCCCCTGCGGTATACCGTATTCCGGCGCATCTGGCTTGCCAGCCTGCTCTCCAATCTCGGGCTGCTGATCCAGGGCGTGGGCGCGGCCTGGGCGATGACGCAGATGGCCGCCTCCGCCGACAAGGTCGCACTGGTGCAGACCGCGCTGATGCTGCCGATCATGCTGATCTCGATGCCGGCCGGCGCCATCGCCGACATGTATGATCGCCGCATCGTCACCCTGATCTCGCTTTCGATCGCGCTGATCGGCGCGTCGGCGCTCACGATCCTGGCCGGGCTCAAGCTCATCACTCCCGAAACGCTGCTCGCCTTCTGCTTCATCGTCGGCAGCGGCAACGCGCTGTTCGGCCCGGCCTGGCAGTCCTCGGTCAGCGAACAGGTGCCGCCGGACTCGCTGCCATCGGCGGTTGCGTTGAACGGCATCAGCTACAACATCGCACGCAGCTTTGGCCCCGCGATCGGCGGCGTGATCGTCGCTGCGGCCGGTGCGGTGGCGGCCTTTGCCTGCAACGCGATCCTCTATCTGCCGCTGCTGGTCGTGCTGCTGCTCTGGCGGCGCAGCACCGAACCGTCGCGCCTGCCGCGGGAAAAGCTCAACCGGGCCATGGTCTCCGGCGTGCGCTACATCACCAATTCGCCGCCGATCAAGATCGTACTGACGCGGACGCTGCTGATGGGCCTGATCGGCGGCGCCATCATGGCGCTGATGCCGTTGGTCGCGCGCGACCTGTTGCATGGCGGCGCACAGACCTACGGCATCATGCTGGGCGCTTTCGGCATGGGCGCGGTGATCGGCGCGCTCAACATCCACGAGCTGCGCAAGCGCATGAGCGGCGAATCGGCGATCCGCGCCTGCACGATCTCGATGGCGTTTGCGATGGCCGCCATCGCGCTCAGCAGCGAGCCGGTGCTGACGGCCGCTGCCCTGGTGCTGGCAGGCGCGGTATGGATGGCGGCGGTGGCGCTGTTCAATATCGGCGTGCAGCTTTCGGCGCCGCGCTGGGTCGCGGGCCGCTCGCTCGCGGCATTCCAGGCCTCGATTTCCGGCGGCATCGCGATCGGCGCCTGGGGCTGGGGCCATCTCACCGATTATGCCGGCGTCGAGATGGCACTGCTCGTGGCCGCCGGCCTGATGCTGATCTCGCCGGTGCTCGGCCTTTGGCTGGCAATGCCGCGCGTCGGCGCGCGCAATGAGGACGCCGAGGTGCTCGCCGATCCGGAGGTGAGGCTGTCGCTGACCGGCCGCAGCGGTCCCCTGGTGGTCGAGATCGAATATCGCGTCGCGCAGGAGAACGCGCGCGCCTTTCACAATGTGATGCAGGACGTGCAGCTCTCCAGGCAACGCAACGGCGCCTATGGCTGGTCAATCGCGCGCGACATCGCCGATCCCGAGTTGTGGACCGAGCGCTATCACTGTCCGACCTGGCTCGACTATTTGCGCCAGCGCAACCGATCGACGCAGTCCGAGCGAGCGCTGCATCAGCAGGCGATCGATTTCCACATCGGCCCCGAGCCGGTGCGGATCCGCCGCATGCTCGAGCGTCCATTCGGCTCGGTACGCTGGAAGGAAGAGACGCCGGACCGCAGCAGCGGCGAGGTGCTGCCGGTCGTCGCGACCGCGGCAGGGAGCAGTACGTAG
- a CDS encoding SDR family oxidoreductase has translation MTERVTLITGASAGIGTELARVFAANGHRLALTARRADRLDALASEIAANGGKTPIVLACDLEEPGAGEKIAAALAAAGVELDHLVNNAGFGVFGDAIDCDRTEQLGIIDVNVRALTDLSLRFADQLVKYKGGILNVGSVAGFLPGPGMAVYYASKAYVISFTEALRGELGPRGVRVTVLCPGPVATEFQARAGFAPGFDSAVLDVSAADVARAAYRGLMANKRAVLPGLGIKIVPFLLRFFPRGFILAAVGRFQRRRR, from the coding sequence GTGACTGAGCGTGTGACGCTGATTACCGGTGCCTCGGCGGGCATAGGCACGGAGCTGGCGCGCGTGTTTGCCGCGAACGGTCACCGTCTCGCATTGACGGCGCGCCGCGCCGACCGGCTCGATGCCTTGGCCAGCGAGATCGCGGCCAACGGCGGCAAGACGCCGATCGTGCTCGCCTGCGATCTGGAAGAGCCCGGTGCGGGCGAGAAGATCGCGGCGGCGCTGGCCGCTGCAGGCGTCGAGCTCGACCATCTCGTCAACAATGCCGGCTTCGGGGTATTCGGTGACGCGATCGACTGCGATCGCACCGAGCAGCTCGGCATCATCGACGTCAACGTCCGCGCGCTGACCGATCTGTCGCTGCGTTTCGCGGATCAGCTCGTCAAGTACAAGGGCGGCATTCTCAACGTCGGCTCGGTTGCGGGCTTCCTGCCCGGCCCCGGCATGGCCGTCTATTACGCCTCCAAGGCCTACGTCATCTCCTTCACCGAGGCGCTGCGCGGCGAACTCGGGCCGCGCGGCGTTCGCGTCACTGTACTTTGCCCGGGTCCTGTGGCGACCGAATTTCAGGCCCGCGCGGGCTTTGCCCCGGGATTCGATTCCGCCGTTCTCGACGTCTCGGCCGCTGACGTTGCGCGCGCCGCCTATCGGGGGCTGATGGCCAATAAACGGGCGGTGCTGCCTGGTCTTGGGATCAAGATCGTGCCTTTTCTGCTGCGCTTCTTCCCACGCGGCTTCATTTTGGCCGCCGTCGGCCGGTTCCAAAGGCGCAGGCGCTAA
- a CDS encoding TerB family tellurite resistance protein translates to MLDGLRQFIADIVAPQAQDRAFGDSDYRLAATALLIHVISLDGEPTDAERRKLHSLIESHFSLDRGTADRLIASATQVEGEAVDLYHFTSVIMRSLNDEGRKRIVEMMWELVYADGQVTEFEDNVVWRASDLLGVSQRDRIDLKHLIASRRAGQVKDGVARI, encoded by the coding sequence ATGCTCGACGGACTGCGCCAATTCATTGCCGACATCGTCGCCCCCCAGGCGCAGGACCGCGCCTTCGGCGACAGCGATTATCGCCTGGCGGCGACCGCGCTGCTGATCCATGTGATCTCGCTCGATGGCGAGCCGACGGACGCCGAGCGGCGCAAGCTGCACAGCCTGATCGAAAGTCATTTCTCGCTGGATCGCGGCACCGCGGACCGCCTGATCGCCTCCGCAACCCAGGTCGAGGGCGAGGCGGTCGATCTCTATCACTTCACCAGCGTCATCATGCGCTCGCTCAATGACGAGGGCCGCAAGCGCATCGTCGAGATGATGTGGGAGCTCGTCTATGCCGACGGCCAGGTGACGGAGTTCGAGGACAACGTCGTCTGGCGTGCCTCCGATCTGCTCGGCGTGTCACAGCGCGACCGGATCGACCTCAAGCATCTCATCGCCAGCCGCCGTGCCGGTCAGGTCAAGGACGGTGTCGCCAGGATTTGA
- a CDS encoding DUF167 domain-containing protein, with protein MATPESSRESSQEPSQAPPWRYSTSGISIALRVTPRGGRDDIDGIEALSDGRSVLKVRVRAIADGGGANRAVLQLIAKSLGVPKTSVRLLSGATSRLKQIAVDGDPVRLGETLGLLAAAKPTDKD; from the coding sequence TTGGCCACCCCGGAGTCCTCCAGAGAGTCGTCCCAAGAGCCTTCTCAAGCGCCGCCCTGGCGCTATTCCACCTCGGGTATCAGCATCGCGCTGCGGGTGACGCCACGCGGTGGCCGCGACGACATCGACGGCATCGAGGCGCTCTCCGACGGCCGCAGCGTGCTCAAGGTGCGGGTGCGCGCGATCGCCGATGGCGGCGGGGCCAACCGTGCGGTCTTGCAATTGATTGCGAAATCGCTCGGGGTCCCGAAGACGAGCGTACGGCTGCTCTCGGGCGCCACCTCGCGGCTGAAGCAGATTGCGGTCGATGGCGATCCGGTGCGCCTTGGCGAGACGCTCGGCCTGCTCGCCGCGGCCAAACCGACGGACAAGGATTAG